The genomic window TTTTCGGCACCCACAACGTCACTTCACGAAATCCTCGGCGGTGGGCTGCCGCTATTACGTGGTCTCGGTACGGTGGAATGCCTGCTCAATGTACGAGGCTGCGGCGAGCAGTGGGCGGGCGAGGCGTTCGACGGCAAGGCTTCCGGTCCGGCCGCTCACACCGACGACGCCGATGATCCGCCGGTCCGGGCCGTGCACGCCGGCGGCGATGCAGTTGTATCCGCGCATGGACTCTTCATGTTCGATGGCGACACCGGCGTTGCGGGCTGTGTCGATGGCGGCGAGAACCTTTTCCGGCTGGGTGGGGGTGTACGGCGTCATCCTTGGCAGGGGTCGCGAGCGTAGGTATTCCGTCAGGTCCGGCCGGTCGCCGAGAAGGATCCGCCCGGACGCGGTGGCCAGGAAATGCGCGCCGCGGATTGCGGTCGGCCAGGGCCGGCGCATGTCGTCCACCCGGTCGGTTCCGAAAGCGGTTTCCAGCACCACGTTGGTCGTCTCAGTGAAGACGGACAGCCAGACGATCTCACGGGTACGCGCGAAGAGATCTTGTACGTACGGGGTGGCAGCCTGGCGCAGGCCCTGCTGCCAGGCGGCCTGGGCGCCGAACTCCAGCAGACGCGGGCCCAACCGGTAGCCGGTGGCGTCGCGGTTGAGCATTCCACGGGCGGCCAGATCGGCCGCGATACGCCGAACGGTCGGCTTCGGAATGCCGGTGTG from Micromonospora kangleipakensis includes these protein-coding regions:
- a CDS encoding IclR family transcriptional regulator; translation: MDDHTVTGRVMAVLEAVGALEEAATLAALTRHTGIPKPTVRRIAADLAARGMLNRDATGYRLGPRLLEFGAQAAWQQGLRQAATPYVQDLFARTREIVWLSVFTETTNVVLETAFGTDRVDDMRRPWPTAIRGAHFLATASGRILLGDRPDLTEYLRSRPLPRMTPYTPTQPEKVLAAIDTARNAGVAIEHEESMRGYNCIAAGVHGPDRRIIGVVGVSGRTGSLAVERLARPLLAAASYIEQAFHRTETT